A single region of the Novosphingobium sp. SL115 genome encodes:
- a CDS encoding aldo/keto reductase, translating to MKTRLLGSLAVSEIGFGTMSFSSSYGAAPDDEEAIKVIRGAHDQGVTFFDTAEAYGPWANEVLVGKALAPIRNDVVIATKFGFNIERPNELHGMDLNSRPDHIVQVVDAMLQRLGTDWIDLLYQHRVDPAVPIEDVAGAVRDLVAAGKVKHFGLSEASAATIARAHAVHPVTAVQSEYSLWTREPEADVLPLCEKLGIGFVPWSPLGAGFLTGTIDARTELEPADFRAWSPRFTTEARDANQAVVDLLRTIAAEKRATPAQVAIAWLLARKPFIVPIFGTRRLDRVAENLGAAAVDLSADDLVRIETAFAQIEVVGERLPEAVLKMSYL from the coding sequence ATGAAGACTCGTTTGCTCGGCTCGCTCGCCGTCTCGGAAATCGGCTTTGGCACGATGAGCTTTTCGTCATCGTATGGTGCCGCACCTGATGATGAAGAAGCAATCAAGGTCATTCGCGGCGCGCACGACCAAGGCGTGACGTTCTTTGACACAGCAGAAGCTTATGGTCCGTGGGCCAATGAAGTGCTCGTCGGCAAAGCGCTTGCGCCAATCCGCAACGATGTGGTGATCGCCACCAAGTTCGGATTCAATATCGAACGACCCAACGAATTGCATGGTATGGATCTGAACAGTCGGCCAGATCATATCGTGCAGGTTGTTGACGCCATGCTGCAGCGCCTTGGCACCGACTGGATCGACCTGCTCTACCAGCACCGCGTTGACCCGGCGGTGCCGATCGAAGACGTTGCAGGGGCGGTCAGGGATCTCGTCGCGGCAGGCAAGGTCAAGCATTTCGGACTGTCCGAAGCTTCGGCGGCCACCATCGCGCGGGCGCACGCGGTTCACCCCGTCACTGCGGTGCAGAGCGAATATTCGTTGTGGACGCGGGAACCCGAAGCCGACGTCCTGCCGTTGTGCGAAAAGCTCGGCATCGGCTTCGTGCCGTGGAGCCCACTGGGCGCAGGTTTTCTGACCGGCACCATTGATGCGCGCACTGAGTTGGAACCCGCCGATTTCCGCGCATGGTCCCCGCGCTTCACCACCGAAGCGCGCGATGCGAACCAGGCCGTGGTCGACCTTCTGCGCACCATTGCCGCTGAAAAGCGCGCAACGCCGGCGCAAGTGGCGATTGCATGGCTGCTTGCGCGCAAGCCATTCATCGTCCCGATCTTCGGCACCCGGCGCCTCGATCGCGTGGCGGAAAACCTCGGCGCAGCCGCAGTTGACCTTTCTGCTGACGATCTGGTCCGCATCGAAACGGCATTCGCACAGATCGAAGTGGTGGGTGAACGTCTGCCCGAGGCCGTGCTCAAGATGTCCTACCTCTGA
- a CDS encoding carboxymuconolactone decarboxylase family protein produces the protein MAEYTDDVLFGDVWLRKELSPRDRSLITITTLIGSGRSAQLPNHLNRALDNGLQPVEASGVLTHMAVYAGWPLAVASLEVYDRVYAARGIGPISPTPARDSARVPSAPSIRPPVTSGIAAIAPKFAEVTDAVVRQNLWQRTDLAPRDRSLVSISTLVAMGEMDDLSGEIERGRANGLTSAEISETLAHLAFYVGWPRAERAVAIVAAMPVAKR, from the coding sequence ATGGCCGAATACACCGACGATGTGCTGTTCGGCGATGTCTGGCTGAGGAAGGAGCTTTCCCCGCGGGACCGCAGTCTGATCACGATCACCACGCTCATCGGGTCCGGCCGCTCGGCACAGCTTCCCAACCATCTGAACCGCGCGCTGGACAATGGCCTTCAACCGGTCGAAGCTTCGGGTGTCCTGACCCATATGGCAGTCTATGCAGGCTGGCCGCTCGCCGTCGCGTCGCTTGAAGTTTATGACCGTGTCTACGCCGCGCGCGGCATAGGTCCGATCAGTCCCACGCCAGCACGCGATAGCGCCAGAGTGCCATCTGCCCCTTCAATCCGCCCGCCGGTTACATCCGGCATCGCCGCGATTGCGCCAAAGTTTGCCGAAGTGACCGACGCCGTTGTGCGGCAGAATCTGTGGCAGCGCACGGATCTTGCGCCACGTGACCGGAGCCTAGTTTCAATCTCCACCCTCGTTGCGATGGGCGAAATGGACGACCTTTCCGGGGAAATCGAAAGAGGCCGGGCCAATGGCTTGACCAGTGCGGAGATATCGGAAACGCTGGCGCATCTGGCATTCTACGTGGGCTGGCCAAGGGCAGAGCGTGCCGTCGCAATCGTCGCTGCAATGCCCGTCGCAAAACGCTGA
- a CDS encoding (2Fe-2S)-binding protein, with protein sequence MAVRLDVNGSSHEVEADPASPLLWVLRDHLKLVGAKYGCGIGQCAACTVMIDGSPTWSCQITAGDAQSAKITTIEGLAVGENLNAVQQAWIEEDVAQCGYCQAGQILTATDLLRRIPNPSDAEIDAAMQRHLCRCGTYIRVRKAIHNAAAKVAQGARL encoded by the coding sequence ATGGCTGTCCGGCTTGACGTGAACGGTTCGTCGCATGAGGTCGAAGCAGATCCCGCCAGCCCGCTGCTATGGGTCTTGCGCGATCACCTCAAACTGGTCGGTGCGAAATATGGATGCGGCATCGGCCAATGCGCTGCCTGCACCGTCATGATCGATGGCTCTCCCACATGGTCCTGCCAAATTACCGCGGGCGATGCGCAATCGGCGAAGATCACCACCATCGAAGGCCTGGCCGTTGGGGAAAACCTGAACGCCGTTCAGCAGGCGTGGATCGAGGAAGATGTTGCCCAGTGCGGCTATTGCCAGGCCGGGCAGATCCTCACTGCAACCGACCTTTTGCGCCGAATTCCAAACCCCAGCGATGCCGAGATCGACGCGGCGATGCAGCGCCACTTGTGTCGCTGCGGCACCTACATTCGCGTTCGCAAGGCCATTCACAATGCGGCGGCCAAGGTGGCGCAAGGAGCCAGGCTGTGA
- a CDS encoding xanthine dehydrogenase family protein molybdopterin-binding subunit yields the protein MTITDWDPQGLEQKFAPAHEPMIGVSTDLSRRGFIRLAGGAGIGLILAIGSEHPAGAQANAPLPFVPSAYVRIAPDGKITLFAKNPEIGQGVKTSFALILAEELDADWADVSVEQSPVDATRYGLQSAGGSRSIPTNWMTLRQAGAGARAMLLAAAANRWNVPVAELTTTASTVRHASSNRSAGYGALADAAAQVPLPDPAALKLKSRASFALLGKRHGGVDNHRIVTGQPLFGIDVDVPGMKIAVFQKCPRRFGRVKSANLAQVKTMPGVIDAFVVRGTGKPAELLDGVAIVANDTWSALSAKRALIVEWDEADASRDDWDQITEVAKALAADTSSAQVVRSNGDVDAAMAGLKPVKAYYTYSFVAHGQLEPMNCTAWFKPAPDGGSVEFWAPTQTPTAGRVMVATLLGLPLDRVTVHQQRVGGGFGRRLNNDYMAEAAFISRQAGGVPVKLMWTREDDFEHDFVRSGGFMTFKGALDAKGRIAGWDSHLVHFNSQGSTSVTAANWQPGEFPANHLPAYRASQTKIPIKVPTGSWRAPGANTAGWLVQCFIHELAVAAGRDHAEFLDELIAGSAQSATASTEAANNFSRERARSVVRSVVDRSGWGKRRLPKGHGLGLAFHYSHQGHVAEIVEVSVDAEKRVKVHKVWVVADVGPIVNLSGAEAQCQGAVIDALSTMALEVTVKGGEIVQKNFDQYPLARISHTPQIDIHFLDTDYPPTGLGEPALPPLAPAVCNAIFAASGQRIRSLPIAREGYAFVD from the coding sequence GTGACGATCACCGATTGGGACCCGCAAGGGCTTGAGCAAAAGTTCGCTCCAGCGCATGAACCGATGATCGGAGTATCGACCGACCTGTCTCGCCGGGGTTTCATCCGGCTTGCGGGCGGCGCAGGCATCGGCCTGATCCTGGCGATAGGATCAGAGCACCCCGCTGGGGCACAGGCCAACGCGCCCTTGCCCTTCGTGCCATCGGCCTATGTCCGCATAGCGCCTGACGGAAAAATCACGCTGTTCGCCAAAAATCCCGAAATCGGCCAAGGCGTCAAAACCTCTTTCGCCCTCATTCTGGCCGAGGAGCTTGACGCCGATTGGGCGGACGTGTCGGTTGAACAGTCGCCCGTTGATGCAACGCGCTATGGCCTGCAGTCAGCCGGCGGTTCGCGCTCTATTCCGACAAACTGGATGACGCTACGTCAGGCCGGCGCAGGCGCGCGGGCCATGTTGCTTGCGGCTGCAGCCAATCGCTGGAACGTGCCTGTGGCAGAGCTGACCACCACTGCAAGCACTGTTCGCCATGCCTCTAGCAACCGCAGCGCCGGTTATGGCGCGCTGGCTGATGCGGCGGCGCAGGTGCCGCTGCCCGACCCCGCTGCGCTCAAGCTCAAGAGCCGCGCTTCGTTTGCCCTGCTGGGCAAGCGGCATGGCGGTGTGGACAACCACAGGATCGTGACCGGTCAACCGCTGTTCGGCATAGATGTCGATGTGCCGGGCATGAAAATTGCCGTATTTCAGAAGTGCCCCCGGCGGTTCGGGCGGGTGAAATCTGCCAACCTGGCGCAGGTCAAGACAATGCCTGGCGTAATCGATGCGTTCGTCGTGCGTGGCACAGGCAAACCTGCTGAACTGCTGGATGGCGTTGCGATAGTCGCCAACGATACGTGGTCGGCGCTCAGCGCCAAACGCGCTCTTATCGTGGAATGGGACGAGGCCGACGCCTCGCGTGACGACTGGGACCAGATCACCGAGGTGGCCAAGGCTCTGGCTGCAGACACGTCCAGCGCCCAAGTGGTGCGAAGCAACGGCGATGTCGATGCCGCGATGGCCGGACTAAAACCGGTCAAGGCGTATTACACCTACAGTTTCGTGGCGCACGGTCAGCTCGAACCGATGAACTGCACCGCGTGGTTCAAACCCGCGCCCGATGGAGGCAGCGTCGAGTTCTGGGCTCCCACCCAAACGCCCACTGCTGGTCGTGTCATGGTGGCAACGCTTCTGGGGCTGCCGCTGGATCGCGTCACCGTGCATCAACAGCGCGTCGGCGGCGGTTTCGGGCGGCGCCTCAACAACGACTACATGGCCGAGGCTGCGTTCATTTCTCGTCAGGCAGGCGGTGTGCCGGTCAAGCTGATGTGGACGCGCGAGGACGATTTCGAGCATGATTTCGTGCGGTCAGGCGGTTTCATGACGTTCAAAGGAGCTTTGGACGCCAAAGGCAGGATTGCTGGATGGGATTCTCACCTCGTCCACTTCAACAGCCAGGGCAGCACATCCGTCACGGCAGCGAACTGGCAACCTGGTGAATTTCCAGCCAATCATCTTCCGGCCTATCGAGCATCGCAAACCAAAATTCCGATCAAGGTTCCCACTGGGTCCTGGCGAGCACCTGGAGCCAATACCGCAGGCTGGCTGGTTCAATGCTTCATCCATGAACTTGCCGTTGCAGCAGGGCGCGATCACGCTGAGTTTCTCGATGAGCTGATCGCTGGCAGCGCACAATCAGCCACCGCAAGCACTGAAGCGGCAAACAATTTTTCACGAGAACGTGCGCGGAGCGTGGTGCGCTCTGTGGTTGATCGATCCGGCTGGGGCAAAAGACGCTTGCCCAAAGGCCACGGACTTGGCCTTGCCTTCCACTATAGCCATCAAGGCCATGTTGCTGAAATCGTCGAAGTCAGCGTTGATGCTGAAAAGCGTGTCAAAGTCCACAAGGTGTGGGTGGTTGCCGATGTCGGACCAATTGTAAATCTGTCTGGCGCGGAAGCCCAGTGTCAGGGTGCAGTGATCGACGCTTTGAGCACGATGGCCTTGGAAGTGACGGTCAAAGGCGGCGAGATCGTGCAGAAGAACTTCGATCAATACCCCTTGGCGAGGATCAGCCACACGCCGCAGATCGACATACACTTCCTCGACACAGATTACCCGCCCACCGGCCTTGGCGAACCAGCCTTGCCACCGCTGGCACCGGCAGTCTGCAACGCAATATTCGCCGCATCGGGGCAAAGGATCCGCAGCTTGCCGATAGCTCGCGAAGGATACGCCTTCGTTGACTGA
- the ybaL gene encoding YbaL family putative K(+) efflux transporter, giving the protein MPHHTPLIGTIVAGLVVAFMMGALAHRLKISPLVGYLLAGVLIGPFTPGFVADSALANELAELGVILLMFGVGLHFSLRDLLAVKNIAVPGAIVQIAAATLLGTLLSWNLGWSIVTGLVFGLSLSVASTVVLLRGLQDHKLVETEQGRIAIGWLIVEDLVMVIVIVLLPVLASIGQSGEVTGTAVAYTLGQAGLKVVGFVLVMLVVGKRLIPAVLHWAAHSGSRELFRLAVLAIALGVAFGSAFIFDVSFALGAFFAGMILGETPLSKRAAEETLPLRDAFAVLFFVSVGMLFDPAVVVEQPLPLMATVAIILFGKSFAAYLIVKAFGHPNRTALVVSASLAQIGEFSFILAGLGTGLGLIPQEAQDLILGGAIISILANPVLFSLASGSIERAGKATASQEEESKEAREAERCEHLILVGYGRVGKLVAAGARKAGRALVIIEEQRDIAHLARLEGYQVVMGNAASTSTLEEAGIREAARLVIAIPEGFEAGGLAQKARGLNNALEVIARAHSDAQVAHLREHGANAVVMGEREIADRMLRLLGGTRHHPS; this is encoded by the coding sequence ATGCCTCACCATACTCCACTCATTGGCACGATCGTTGCCGGGTTGGTTGTCGCTTTCATGATGGGGGCTCTGGCGCACCGCCTGAAGATATCTCCCCTCGTTGGATATCTTTTAGCAGGCGTTCTCATTGGCCCCTTTACCCCTGGTTTCGTTGCGGACTCAGCGCTCGCCAATGAATTGGCAGAACTGGGCGTCATTCTTTTGATGTTCGGGGTCGGGCTTCATTTTTCCTTGCGCGATCTTCTGGCAGTGAAAAACATCGCAGTCCCTGGTGCCATCGTTCAAATCGCAGCAGCCACTCTCCTGGGCACGCTTTTGTCATGGAACCTAGGATGGTCAATTGTCACTGGCCTGGTGTTTGGCCTGTCGCTTTCAGTGGCAAGCACAGTGGTGCTGCTTCGTGGCCTGCAGGACCATAAGTTAGTCGAGACGGAACAAGGCAGGATCGCAATTGGCTGGCTAATTGTCGAAGACCTTGTGATGGTCATTGTTATTGTGCTCCTGCCGGTCTTGGCAAGTATCGGGCAAAGCGGTGAAGTGACAGGCACCGCCGTGGCTTACACACTCGGCCAGGCTGGCCTGAAGGTGGTTGGCTTTGTCTTGGTAATGCTGGTTGTCGGCAAGCGACTTATCCCTGCGGTCCTGCACTGGGCTGCCCATTCAGGCTCGCGAGAGCTGTTCCGACTGGCTGTTCTTGCGATCGCGCTTGGAGTGGCGTTCGGATCTGCCTTCATATTTGATGTTTCGTTTGCTCTGGGTGCCTTCTTTGCAGGCATGATTCTCGGTGAAACACCACTCAGTAAGCGCGCGGCTGAAGAGACGCTACCGCTGCGCGATGCATTTGCCGTGCTGTTCTTCGTGTCCGTCGGCATGCTGTTCGATCCCGCCGTCGTGGTTGAACAGCCCCTGCCGCTGATGGCGACAGTTGCCATCATTCTCTTCGGCAAGTCGTTTGCCGCCTATCTAATCGTCAAGGCATTTGGTCATCCCAATCGCACGGCGCTCGTCGTTTCGGCCAGCCTTGCGCAGATCGGCGAGTTTTCATTTATCTTGGCCGGATTGGGCACTGGCCTTGGGCTTATCCCCCAAGAAGCCCAAGATCTGATCCTCGGCGGGGCCATCATTTCGATCCTGGCAAATCCCGTGCTCTTCTCGCTGGCATCGGGATCAATCGAACGAGCCGGCAAGGCAACGGCCAGTCAGGAGGAGGAAAGCAAAGAAGCTCGTGAAGCCGAACGGTGCGAGCACCTGATTCTAGTGGGGTATGGCCGCGTCGGGAAACTGGTGGCTGCCGGAGCTCGAAAAGCTGGCCGCGCGCTGGTCATCATCGAGGAACAGAGGGATATTGCACACTTGGCCCGTCTGGAGGGATACCAAGTAGTGATGGGAAATGCGGCGAGCACTTCAACCTTGGAGGAGGCGGGGATTAGGGAGGCGGCAAGGCTTGTCATTGCCATACCGGAAGGGTTCGAAGCAGGAGGTCTCGCGCAGAAGGCCCGTGGACTGAATAATGCTTTAGAGGTCATCGCACGGGCTCACTCTGATGCACAGGTAGCGCATCTGCGTGAACATGGTGCCAATGCTGTGGTTATGGGTGAGCGCGAGATCGCTGATCGGATGCTCAGGCTGCTGGGCGGCACGCGACACCACCCGTCATAG
- a CDS encoding DUF1178 family protein, with translation MIVFDLLCDPGGHRFEGWFGSSGDYEDQQARGLVSCPVCGSAQVGKAVMAPNVGRKGNQMPVAAVGKVSTVPAAAGGQVQAGPPVNDLALPAQAIEMLKAVAVMQAEALKSSTWVGDKFVDNARAMHYGEKDAAAIHGRATIDEARELAEEGIPIAPVLIPLAPPDETH, from the coding sequence ATGATCGTGTTCGATCTGCTGTGCGACCCTGGTGGACACCGCTTCGAAGGATGGTTCGGTTCATCCGGTGACTACGAGGACCAGCAGGCGCGAGGGCTGGTATCGTGCCCTGTGTGCGGATCAGCGCAAGTGGGCAAGGCGGTCATGGCCCCGAACGTGGGACGCAAGGGCAACCAGATGCCCGTAGCCGCAGTAGGTAAGGTATCGACCGTGCCTGCGGCAGCAGGCGGGCAGGTGCAAGCAGGGCCGCCGGTGAACGATCTGGCGCTGCCGGCGCAAGCGATCGAAATGCTGAAAGCGGTAGCCGTGATGCAGGCCGAGGCGTTGAAGTCGTCAACCTGGGTGGGTGATAAGTTCGTCGATAATGCGCGCGCCATGCATTATGGCGAAAAGGATGCTGCGGCAATTCACGGCCGCGCGACAATCGACGAAGCGCGCGAACTGGCCGAAGAAGGCATTCCGATAGCCCCCGTTCTTATACCGCTGGCGCCGCCCGACGAAACCCATTGA
- a CDS encoding carbon-nitrogen hydrolase family protein, translating to MTGVTARDPVKVALFQMTSGIDPATNAAAITTSARDAADAGAQMLFTPEMCGMLDRNRARATLHVVGESENPVLAAARQAARSTGVWIDLGSLAILRDDGHWVNRGFVIDADGEIAARYDKIHMFDVDLATGESWRESAAYAPGEAVVTVETPVGLLGLAICYDVRFPALFEELGRRKCDAIRIPAAFTVPTGKAHWHLMQRARAVEASAWVISAAQGGHHEDGRETFGHSLVIDPWGDVELDLGEGSAIGFATVDPARTREVRAQLPSLANKRPIDGVVA from the coding sequence GTGACGGGCGTTACTGCGCGCGATCCGGTAAAGGTTGCGCTGTTCCAGATGACCAGCGGGATCGATCCGGCGACCAATGCTGCCGCCATTACAACTTCTGCGCGGGATGCGGCAGATGCTGGCGCACAGATGCTGTTCACGCCCGAAATGTGCGGGATGCTTGACCGTAACCGCGCGCGCGCAACCCTCCATGTGGTGGGCGAGAGCGAAAATCCGGTTCTGGCGGCGGCACGGCAGGCCGCTCGGTCAACCGGTGTGTGGATCGACCTTGGTTCGCTGGCGATCCTGCGTGACGACGGCCATTGGGTAAACCGGGGTTTCGTGATTGATGCTGATGGTGAAATTGCCGCCCGGTATGACAAGATCCATATGTTCGATGTGGATTTAGCAACCGGCGAAAGCTGGCGGGAATCCGCGGCTTATGCTCCGGGCGAAGCAGTGGTGACGGTAGAAACGCCGGTAGGGCTGCTGGGCCTTGCCATCTGTTATGACGTCAGGTTCCCCGCCTTGTTTGAAGAACTGGGTCGGCGCAAATGCGATGCAATCCGCATTCCGGCCGCCTTTACCGTGCCTACAGGCAAAGCGCACTGGCATCTGATGCAGCGCGCGCGGGCGGTCGAGGCAAGCGCTTGGGTGATTTCGGCCGCGCAGGGTGGGCACCACGAAGATGGACGTGAGACGTTCGGTCATTCACTGGTGATCGATCCGTGGGGTGATGTCGAGCTTGACCTGGGCGAGGGCAGTGCAATCGGTTTTGCCACGGTTGATCCTGCGCGCACGCGCGAGGTTCGGGCGCAACTTCCCAGCCTTGCAAACAAGCGTCCGATTGACGGGGTGGTAGCATGA
- the grxC gene encoding glutaredoxin 3 — MPNTPKVEVYTKWGCPYCVRAKALLEGKGVAFEEYDVTMGGTKKAEMLERAPGHQTVPSIFIDGVHVGGSDDLAALNAQGKLDSMLGL; from the coding sequence ATGCCGAACACGCCCAAGGTTGAAGTCTATACCAAGTGGGGCTGCCCTTATTGCGTGCGTGCAAAGGCGCTGCTTGAAGGTAAGGGCGTAGCGTTCGAGGAATATGACGTGACCATGGGCGGGACAAAGAAGGCCGAGATGCTTGAACGCGCACCGGGGCATCAGACGGTGCCGTCGATCTTTATCGATGGCGTCCATGTGGGCGGATCGGATGATCTTGCCGCGCTGAATGCGCAGGGCAAGCTGGATTCGATGTTGGGCCTGTGA
- a CDS encoding Hsp20 family protein — MNRFDFTPYRRTTVGFDRLFDLLERQARANTGDNYPPFNIERSGEESYRITLAVAGFKAEDIDITAQQNLMVVKGQKPEPQDREYLHVGIANRGFERRFELADFVRVEAADLADGLLTIDLVREVPEAMKPKKVLIGAQTPLKVIEGDNSAAA, encoded by the coding sequence ATGAACCGTTTTGATTTCACCCCCTATCGCCGTACCACCGTGGGTTTTGACCGCCTGTTCGACTTGCTCGAACGCCAGGCCCGCGCCAATACCGGTGACAATTACCCTCCCTTCAATATCGAACGCAGTGGCGAGGAATCGTATCGGATCACTCTTGCCGTCGCAGGCTTCAAGGCCGAAGATATCGACATTACCGCCCAGCAGAATCTGATGGTAGTGAAGGGGCAAAAGCCCGAACCGCAGGATCGTGAATACCTTCATGTCGGCATCGCCAATCGCGGCTTTGAACGCCGTTTCGAACTGGCCGATTTCGTCCGTGTCGAAGCAGCCGATCTGGCAGACGGGCTGCTGACCATCGATCTGGTGCGTGAAGTGCCCGAAGCGATGAAGCCGAAGAAGGTGCTGATCGGCGCGCAGACGCCGCTCAAGGTCATCGAAGGCGATAATTCCGCCGCAGCCTGA
- a CDS encoding ABC-F family ATP-binding cassette domain-containing protein, with protein sequence MPASITLSRLCWSTPDGKHVLSGLDLAFTAERTGIVGRNGTGKSSLLRLIAGEITPSSGSVHLGGTIANLRQIVARKPGETLAEALDLAEPLARLRRAEQGLASAEDLELADWTLESRLIAAFATSGLNTDPGTPVEALSGGQQTRAGLAAAILADPDFLLLDEPTNNLDIEGRANIAEFLAGWRKGALVVSHDRALLEGMDAIVELTPLSATRYGGTYSHYVERKAMDLAAARQTLDLAERAVDHARNSAQTARERKDRRDGVGQRKAAQGGIPRILIGARRERAENTSGGNARLAQREQHVAEVDLASARAQLEVIEPLVITVDATGLASGRKVLEIDNATAGYAPGRPVLSDMSLSLTGPERVALTGANGSGKSTLLRLVRGMLAPSSGTVRVHVPFGLLDQHASMLDPQRSIVENLLRLQPDLDENAGRAALARFRFRGATADQIVGTLSGGQTMRAALACVLSGTPPPLLLLDEPTNHLDLETIAAIEAGLSAYDGAMLLVSHDTTFLNALRLTRQISLD encoded by the coding sequence ATGCCCGCTTCCATCACCTTGTCTCGTCTTTGCTGGTCAACACCTGACGGAAAGCATGTCCTTTCCGGGCTTGATCTTGCCTTTACTGCCGAGCGCACCGGTATTGTCGGCCGCAACGGCACCGGTAAATCATCGCTGCTGCGTCTGATTGCGGGCGAAATCACACCTTCCAGCGGTTCTGTGCATCTTGGCGGCACAATCGCCAATTTGCGTCAGATCGTTGCGCGCAAGCCCGGTGAAACGCTGGCCGAAGCCCTTGATCTTGCAGAACCACTGGCACGGTTGCGCCGCGCCGAACAAGGCCTTGCCTCCGCCGAAGATCTTGAACTGGCCGATTGGACGCTGGAAAGCCGCCTGATCGCCGCCTTTGCCACCAGCGGGCTTAATACAGACCCCGGCACCCCGGTAGAAGCGCTATCGGGTGGTCAGCAAACACGCGCAGGCCTGGCCGCCGCAATCCTTGCCGATCCCGATTTTCTGTTGCTGGATGAACCGACCAACAACCTCGATATCGAAGGTCGCGCCAACATTGCCGAGTTCCTTGCAGGCTGGCGCAAAGGCGCCTTGGTCGTCAGTCATGATCGTGCCTTGTTGGAAGGCATGGATGCGATTGTCGAACTGACGCCGCTGAGCGCAACACGCTATGGCGGCACATACAGCCATTATGTGGAACGCAAGGCGATGGATCTTGCCGCCGCTCGGCAGACGCTAGATCTGGCCGAACGCGCGGTGGATCACGCCCGCAACAGCGCCCAGACTGCGCGCGAACGCAAGGATCGCCGCGATGGCGTGGGTCAGCGCAAGGCCGCGCAGGGTGGCATACCGCGCATCCTGATCGGGGCACGCCGGGAACGCGCCGAAAACACCTCTGGCGGCAACGCACGACTGGCACAGCGCGAACAACACGTTGCCGAAGTGGATCTGGCCAGCGCTCGCGCCCAGCTTGAAGTGATTGAACCGCTGGTCATTACCGTCGACGCCACCGGCCTCGCATCGGGGCGCAAGGTTCTGGAAATCGACAATGCGACCGCAGGTTATGCTCCCGGCCGACCAGTGCTGTCAGATATGTCCCTGTCGCTGACCGGTCCGGAACGAGTTGCACTGACCGGCGCAAACGGTTCCGGCAAATCAACTCTGCTGCGGCTGGTGCGGGGAATGCTTGCCCCCTCGTCCGGCACCGTGCGCGTGCATGTGCCCTTCGGGCTGCTCGACCAGCACGCTAGCATGCTCGATCCACAACGCTCCATCGTCGAAAATTTGCTCAGGCTGCAGCCCGATCTTGATGAAAACGCTGGCCGCGCTGCTCTTGCCCGGTTTCGCTTTCGCGGTGCGACGGCAGACCAGATCGTCGGCACGCTCAGCGGTGGCCAAACCATGCGCGCGGCGCTGGCCTGCGTCCTTTCCGGCACGCCGCCGCCATTGCTATTGCTGGATGAACCGACCAATCATCTGGATCTGGAAACCATCGCAGCAATCGAAGCCGGTCTGTCGGCCTATGACGGGGCCATGCTGTTGGTAAGCCATGACACCACGTTTCTGAATGCCCTGCGACTTACGCGCCAAATCAGCCTTGATTGA
- a CDS encoding Crp/Fnr family transcriptional regulator, translating to MDAAKLAETLTAQSLFADCDQAELSDIIARGQVRAFKPSQELMAQGEEGKTLFIVLKGLARVSMVAANGREIILDYAEPGHVLGEIAFLDGGDRTASVEAIDPVEALVLTRTAFSDIIERHKGLSLRLLKAMARRLRQNNAVIEADRAYTSGPRLARFLLRLMMGDSVDAGTQLKLALSQGELGNFAGMSREQINRQLSAWADNGIVALKGGRVTILDREALVDVAEAW from the coding sequence ATGGATGCGGCCAAACTGGCGGAGACCTTGACGGCGCAAAGCCTGTTCGCGGACTGCGATCAGGCGGAGCTTTCGGACATCATCGCTCGAGGGCAGGTGCGTGCCTTCAAGCCCTCGCAGGAACTGATGGCGCAGGGCGAGGAGGGCAAGACGCTTTTCATCGTGCTGAAAGGGTTGGCGCGCGTCAGTATGGTGGCCGCCAATGGGCGTGAAATCATTCTCGATTATGCCGAGCCGGGCCACGTTCTGGGCGAAATCGCATTTCTGGATGGCGGCGACCGTACCGCATCGGTCGAAGCAATCGATCCTGTCGAAGCACTGGTCCTGACGCGAACAGCATTTTCTGACATTATCGAGCGGCACAAAGGGCTATCGCTGCGCCTGCTGAAAGCGATGGCGCGCCGGCTGCGGCAGAACAACGCGGTCATCGAGGCCGACCGGGCCTATACATCAGGGCCGCGTCTGGCGCGGTTCCTGTTGCGGCTGATGATGGGCGATTCGGTGGATGCGGGCACGCAGTTGAAGCTGGCGTTGAGTCAGGGCGAATTGGGCAACTTTGCCGGCATGTCGCGCGAACAGATCAACCGCCAGCTTTCCGCTTGGGCCGACAACGGCATTGTCGCGCTGAAGGGCGGGCGAGTTACCATCCTTGACCGTGAAGCGCTGGTCGATGTGGCCGAGGCGTGGTGA